A genomic stretch from Bordetella sp. N includes:
- a CDS encoding flavodoxin family protein translates to MNNAPLLLIVWHSRTGAAQAMAQAAADGARDVATWAANEQAAEPAQPGTKPGSSAATGAAGDNVLRVSLMQADDVRIDDLLESDAYLFCAPENLGSLSGAMKEFFDRCYYGALDADGGSLIGGRPYGLMISAGSDGSGAARQAERICTGWRLRQAAAPLIARNGAQTPSQILAPKIVAPAILQDCKDLGGLLAGLLLMGS, encoded by the coding sequence ATGAACAACGCCCCGCTTCTATTGATCGTCTGGCATAGCCGTACTGGCGCGGCCCAGGCCATGGCGCAAGCCGCCGCCGACGGCGCGCGTGATGTCGCCACCTGGGCAGCGAATGAGCAGGCAGCCGAGCCTGCGCAGCCGGGGACCAAGCCTGGATCCAGCGCGGCCACCGGCGCGGCGGGCGACAACGTGCTGCGGGTCAGCCTGATGCAGGCGGACGATGTCCGGATCGACGATTTGCTGGAAAGCGATGCTTATCTATTCTGCGCGCCGGAAAACCTCGGCAGCTTGAGCGGGGCCATGAAGGAATTCTTCGATCGCTGCTACTACGGCGCCCTGGATGCGGACGGCGGCAGCTTGATCGGCGGTCGCCCCTACGGCCTGATGATCAGCGCCGGCAGCGATGGCAGCGGTGCGGCCCGGCAGGCGGAACGCATCTGCACCGGCTGGCGGCTGCGCCAGGCCGCGGCGCCTCTCATCGCGCGCAACGGCGCGCAGACCCCGAGCCAGATTCTGGCCCCCAAAATCGTGGCGCCCGCTATCCTGCAAGACTGCAAGGACCTGGGCGGATTATTGGCGGGACTGCTGCTCATGGGCAGCTAG
- a CDS encoding bifunctional (p)ppGpp synthetase/guanosine-3',5'-bis(diphosphate) 3'-pyrophosphohydrolase produces the protein MSAPSAPESPQPAGATDSGVGLDAAWLDAAAAGLDAAGRAQLERAARSVADRFAGQQSITGEPLDVHAAGVARVLASLHTDAATRVAAVLAALPADLQTPPQNLRIDPVAAEFGDDVARLVQGAHALLRLGVMARHASDSAADTGTQKEMQRKMLLAMAADLRIVLMRLASRLQSLRWHAATKVPCDPRLARETLDLYAPLANRLGIWQIKWEMEDLAFRFTDPDRYKQIAKLLEEKRIEREAFIRGAVARMEEALEKAGIVAEVSGRPKHIYSIWNKMRVKKLDFSHLYDLRALRVIVGDVRDCYAALALVHAMWTPVGQEFDDYISRPKPNGYRSLHTVVADADGKPFEVQIRTREMHQFAEYGMAAHWRYKEAGARGGQVSASSDYDRQLAWMRQLLAWNSDVETVEETAVAPATPAAATARKAAKRTDADSGEHIYVLTPQARVIELPAGSTAVDFAYHLHTDLGHRCRGARVDGQLVPLQTQLATGQTVEIVAAKAGGPSRDWLNPQLGFLASPRARSKVRAWFNAIELQQRITQGQALVEKELQRLGKTAVNLEQLAQQLGFARADDLYLAAAKDEFSLRQIDTVFQQPGTGEPQEPQVVTHASRAESTEKSGKSGVLVVGVGSLMTQLARCCRPAPPDTISGFVTRGRGVSIHRTDCHSYAALASREPERVIEVTWGKTGGTLYPVDVSIRAHDRSGLLRDLSEVFARLRLNVIGVNTQSRSSLAHMVFTVEVPDGEALSRALVALTEVTGVTSAGRK, from the coding sequence ATGTCCGCGCCTTCCGCTCCTGAATCCCCGCAGCCCGCCGGCGCCACCGATTCCGGCGTCGGCCTCGATGCCGCCTGGCTCGACGCCGCCGCGGCAGGCCTGGACGCGGCCGGGCGCGCGCAGCTGGAACGCGCGGCCCGTTCGGTCGCCGATCGCTTCGCCGGCCAGCAATCCATCACCGGCGAACCCCTGGACGTCCATGCCGCGGGTGTCGCCCGCGTGCTGGCCAGCCTGCATACGGACGCCGCCACCCGCGTCGCGGCCGTGCTGGCCGCCTTGCCCGCCGATCTTCAGACACCCCCGCAAAACCTGCGCATCGATCCCGTCGCGGCGGAATTCGGCGACGATGTGGCGCGCCTGGTGCAGGGCGCGCACGCGCTGCTGCGCCTGGGCGTGATGGCCCGCCACGCTAGCGACAGCGCCGCCGACACCGGCACGCAAAAGGAAATGCAGCGCAAGATGCTGCTGGCCATGGCCGCCGACCTGCGCATCGTGCTGATGCGGCTGGCTTCGCGGCTGCAGAGCCTGCGCTGGCACGCGGCGACCAAGGTCCCCTGCGACCCACGCCTGGCGCGCGAGACCCTGGACCTGTACGCGCCGCTGGCCAATCGCCTGGGTATCTGGCAGATCAAATGGGAGATGGAAGACCTGGCCTTCCGCTTCACCGATCCAGACCGCTACAAGCAGATCGCCAAGCTGCTGGAAGAAAAGCGCATCGAACGCGAAGCCTTCATCCGCGGCGCCGTGGCGCGCATGGAAGAGGCGCTGGAGAAAGCGGGCATCGTCGCGGAAGTGAGCGGCCGGCCCAAGCATATCTACAGCATCTGGAACAAGATGCGAGTCAAGAAGCTGGACTTCTCGCACCTGTACGACTTGCGCGCCCTGCGTGTCATCGTCGGCGACGTGCGCGACTGCTATGCCGCGCTGGCCCTGGTGCACGCCATGTGGACGCCGGTGGGGCAGGAATTCGACGACTACATCTCGCGCCCCAAGCCGAACGGCTATCGCTCCCTGCACACGGTGGTGGCGGATGCGGACGGCAAGCCCTTCGAAGTGCAGATCCGCACGCGCGAAATGCATCAGTTCGCCGAATACGGGATGGCCGCGCACTGGCGCTACAAGGAAGCCGGCGCGCGCGGCGGCCAGGTGTCTGCGTCCAGCGATTACGACCGTCAACTGGCGTGGATGCGCCAACTGCTGGCCTGGAATTCCGACGTGGAAACGGTGGAAGAGACCGCCGTCGCGCCCGCCACGCCCGCCGCGGCCACTGCGCGCAAGGCGGCCAAGCGTACCGACGCCGACAGCGGCGAGCACATCTATGTGCTGACCCCCCAGGCGCGGGTGATCGAACTGCCGGCCGGTTCGACGGCGGTGGACTTTGCCTATCACCTGCATACCGACCTGGGCCACCGCTGCCGTGGCGCGCGGGTCGACGGGCAACTGGTGCCCTTGCAGACGCAGTTGGCCACCGGCCAGACCGTGGAAATCGTGGCCGCCAAGGCAGGCGGCCCCTCGCGCGACTGGCTCAATCCCCAACTGGGTTTCCTGGCCAGCCCGCGCGCGCGGTCCAAGGTGCGCGCCTGGTTCAATGCCATCGAGCTGCAGCAGCGCATCACCCAGGGCCAGGCCCTGGTGGAAAAGGAACTGCAAAGGCTGGGCAAGACGGCCGTCAATCTGGAGCAGCTGGCGCAGCAACTGGGGTTCGCCCGCGCGGACGATCTGTACCTGGCGGCCGCCAAGGACGAATTCAGCCTGCGCCAGATCGACACCGTCTTCCAGCAGCCCGGGACAGGGGAGCCGCAGGAACCGCAGGTCGTCACGCACGCCAGCCGGGCGGAAAGCACGGAAAAGAGCGGCAAGAGCGGCGTGCTGGTGGTCGGGGTGGGTTCGCTGATGACCCAGCTGGCGCGCTGCTGCCGGCCGGCGCCGCCGGACACCATCTCGGGCTTCGTCACACGCGGCCGGGGCGTGTCCATCCATCGCACCGATTGCCACAGCTATGCCGCCCTGGCCAGCCGCGAGCCGGAACGGGTCATCGAAGTCACCTGGGGCAAGACCGGCGGGACCCTGTACCCGGTCGACGTCAGCATCCGGGCGCATGACCGGTCCGGCCTGTTGCGCGACCTGTCCGAAGTGTTCGCCCGCCTGCGGCTGAACGTCATCGGCGTCAATACGCAAAGCCGCAGCTCGCTGGCGCATATGGTTTTCACCGTCGAAGTGCCGGATGGCGAAGCCCTCAGTCGCGCGCTGGTGGCGCTGACCGAAGTCACCGGCGTGACCAGCGCGGGCCGCAAATAG
- the fdxA gene encoding ferredoxin FdxA, which translates to MTHVVTENCIKCKYTDCVDVCPVDCFRAGPNFLVIDPDECIDCAVCIPECPANAIYAEEDVPQDQLQFIALNAELSPEFQSISRATKPLPDADEWNGKPDKLQYLEK; encoded by the coding sequence ATGACCCACGTCGTTACCGAAAACTGTATCAAATGCAAGTACACCGACTGCGTGGATGTGTGCCCCGTCGATTGTTTCCGCGCGGGCCCGAACTTCCTGGTCATCGATCCCGATGAGTGCATCGACTGTGCGGTGTGCATTCCTGAATGCCCGGCCAACGCGATCTATGCGGAAGAAGACGTTCCGCAGGATCAACTGCAGTTCATCGCGCTGAACGCCGAACTGTCGCCGGAATTCCAAAGCATCAGCCGCGCCACCAAGCCGCTGCCCGATGCCGACGAATGGAACGGCAAGCCGGACAAGCTGCAGTACCTGGAAAAGTAA
- a CDS encoding RidA family protein produces the protein MSSIKRTNVAKRLSDMAVYNGVAYLAGQVPDDATLDITGQTAQVLATIDKLLAEAGSDKSRILMAQIFITNMKEFDGMNKAWDAWVSAGNAPPRATVESRLANPDYKVEIVVTAAVG, from the coding sequence ATGAGCAGCATCAAACGCACCAATGTCGCCAAGCGTCTGTCGGATATGGCCGTCTACAACGGCGTCGCCTACCTGGCTGGTCAGGTGCCGGATGACGCCACCCTGGACATCACCGGCCAGACCGCCCAGGTCCTGGCGACGATCGACAAGCTGCTGGCCGAAGCCGGCAGCGACAAGTCGCGCATCCTGATGGCCCAGATCTTCATCACCAACATGAAGGAATTCGACGGCATGAACAAGGCGTGGGACGCCTGGGTTTCCGCCGGCAACGCGCCTCCGCGTGCCACGGTCGAAAGCCGCCTTGCCAATCCCGACTACAAGGTCGAGATCGTCGTCACCGCCGCCGTCGGCTAA
- a CDS encoding zinc-dependent peptidase, with protein MFRWLKGRGARAAQVDEVRARVPAELWEQVLDAFPFLYPLTEAQQASLLDRAAWVLASKTMNGAGGLELTDFMRLCIATQAALPILELPPELYEGWDEIIVYPGGFSIPRQREDEDGVVHEYEEDAAGEAWDGGPVLISWEDARLAEGGYNVVIHEFAHKLDLLTGAADGIPSLAGRRDIDGRAWRRVLEDSLEKFTQALEEVEAAIPSDVDPEGPDAEEWYGRLPLDPYAATDEAEFFAVSSESFFADPAALADAMPDWYALLRAYYRQDPLARLEAYEQRQTP; from the coding sequence ATGTTTCGATGGCTCAAGGGCCGCGGCGCCCGTGCCGCGCAGGTGGACGAGGTCCGGGCGCGCGTTCCCGCGGAATTGTGGGAACAGGTGCTGGACGCGTTTCCCTTCCTGTATCCGCTGACGGAGGCGCAGCAGGCCAGCCTGCTCGACCGCGCGGCCTGGGTGCTGGCCAGCAAGACCATGAACGGCGCGGGCGGTCTGGAACTGACCGATTTCATGCGCCTGTGCATCGCCACCCAGGCCGCCCTGCCCATTCTTGAGCTGCCCCCTGAACTGTACGAAGGCTGGGACGAGATCATCGTCTATCCCGGCGGATTCTCGATCCCGCGGCAGCGCGAGGACGAGGACGGCGTGGTCCATGAATACGAGGAAGACGCGGCCGGCGAGGCCTGGGACGGCGGCCCGGTGCTGATTTCCTGGGAGGATGCGCGGCTGGCGGAGGGCGGCTACAACGTCGTCATCCATGAGTTCGCCCACAAGCTGGACCTGCTGACGGGCGCCGCCGACGGCATTCCCAGCCTGGCGGGACGGCGCGACATCGACGGCCGGGCCTGGCGGCGCGTGCTGGAAGACAGCCTGGAAAAATTCACCCAGGCCCTGGAAGAGGTCGAAGCGGCCATTCCCTCCGATGTGGATCCGGAAGGGCCGGATGCCGAAGAATGGTACGGCCGACTGCCCCTGGACCCGTACGCGGCCACCGACGAGGCGGAATTCTTCGCGGTCAGCTCGGAGAGTTTTTTCGCGGATCCGGCGGCCTTGGCCGACGCCATGCCCGACTGGTATGCCCTGCTGCGCGCCTACTATCGCCAGGATCCCCTGGCGCGGCTGGAAGCGTACGAACAGCGGCAGACGCCATGA
- the trpB gene encoding tryptophan synthase subunit beta, which yields MKPYDLPDAQGHFGPYGGVFVAETLMHALDELRAAYDHYRADPLFMEEFAYELKHFVGRPTPVYHARRWSQELGGAQIWFKREDLNHTGAHKVNNCIGQALLARRMGKPRVIAETGAGQHGVATATVAARYGMECVVYMGSEDVRRQASNVYRMKLLGATVVPVNSGSRTLKDALNEAMRDWVTNIANTFYIIGTVAGPDPYPRMVRDFQTVIGNECLTQMPQETGQQPDYVVAAVGGGSNAMGIFHPYIPHENVQLIGVEAAGEGMDSGRHAASIAAGQVGVLHGNRTYVMQDENGQVQETHSVSAGLDYPGVGPEHAWLKDSGRASYVGVTDDEALSAFHDCCRIEGIMPALESSHAIAHAIRLAPTLPKDKIILVNLSGRGDKDMHTVAERAGLQL from the coding sequence GTGAAACCTTACGATCTTCCCGATGCCCAAGGGCATTTCGGACCCTACGGTGGTGTGTTCGTCGCGGAAACGCTGATGCACGCCCTGGATGAATTGCGCGCGGCTTATGACCATTACCGCGCCGATCCCCTTTTCATGGAAGAGTTCGCCTACGAACTCAAGCACTTCGTGGGTCGCCCCACGCCGGTGTACCACGCTCGTCGCTGGTCGCAGGAACTGGGCGGCGCGCAGATCTGGTTCAAGCGTGAAGACCTGAACCATACCGGTGCGCACAAGGTCAACAACTGCATCGGCCAGGCGCTGCTGGCCCGCCGCATGGGCAAGCCGCGCGTGATCGCCGAAACCGGCGCCGGCCAGCACGGCGTGGCCACGGCCACCGTCGCGGCGCGCTACGGCATGGAGTGCGTGGTCTACATGGGTAGCGAGGACGTGCGCCGTCAGGCCTCCAACGTCTACCGCATGAAGCTGCTGGGCGCCACGGTGGTGCCGGTGAATTCGGGCTCGCGTACGCTCAAGGACGCGCTCAACGAAGCCATGCGCGACTGGGTCACCAACATCGCCAACACCTTCTACATCATCGGCACGGTGGCGGGGCCTGACCCCTATCCGCGCATGGTGCGCGACTTTCAGACGGTGATCGGCAACGAGTGCCTGACGCAGATGCCGCAAGAGACCGGCCAGCAGCCCGACTACGTGGTCGCGGCCGTCGGCGGCGGCTCCAATGCCATGGGCATCTTCCACCCCTACATCCCGCATGAAAACGTCCAGCTGATCGGCGTCGAAGCGGCTGGCGAGGGCATGGACAGCGGCCGCCACGCGGCGTCCATCGCCGCCGGGCAGGTTGGGGTGCTGCACGGCAACCGCACCTACGTGATGCAGGACGAGAACGGCCAGGTGCAGGAAACGCATTCGGTGTCGGCCGGCCTGGATTATCCTGGCGTCGGCCCGGAACACGCCTGGCTCAAGGACAGCGGCCGCGCCAGCTACGTCGGCGTCACCGACGACGAAGCGCTCAGCGCTTTCCACGATTGCTGCCGTATCGAGGGCATCATGCCCGCGCTGGAGTCCTCGCACGCGATCGCCCACGCGATCCGCCTGGCGCCGACCCTGCCCAAGGACAAGATCATTCTGGTCAATCTGTCGGGCCGCGGCGACAAGGACATGCACACCGTCGCCGAGCGCGCCGGCCTGCAGCTGTAA
- the pncB gene encoding nicotinate phosphoribosyltransferase, with the protein MIISSLLDTDLYKFSMMQVVLHHFPAAQVEYQYKCRNPGINLRPYIEEIREEIRGLCELRFTRDELDYLGSLRFIKSDFIDFLELFHLPERCIHVTEGKLDGEIDITVKGPWLHTILFEIPVLAIVNEVYFRNTKRHPDLTEGRARLQSKVSLVVDDPSMVDFRVAEYGTRRRFSKAWHQEVVATMKASMGKIFAGTSNVALARQHNVLPLGTMGHEYLQACQALGPRLRDSQVFALEVWAKEYRGDLGIALSDVYGTNAFLRDFDMYFCKLFDGARHDSGDPFVWGERMIEHYRSNRVDPRTKTLVFSDSLTFPKAIELARRFAGRCRVSFGIGTNLTNDLGHQPLQIVMKMVRCNGQPVAKVSDAPEKTMCDDPAYLAYLRQVFDLPPLPAGK; encoded by the coding sequence ATGATTATTAGTTCTTTGCTCGATACTGATTTGTATAAGTTCAGCATGATGCAGGTGGTGCTGCATCACTTCCCTGCTGCTCAAGTCGAATATCAGTACAAGTGCCGCAACCCCGGTATCAACCTGCGGCCCTATATCGAAGAGATACGCGAGGAAATCCGCGGCCTGTGCGAATTGCGCTTCACCCGCGACGAGCTGGACTATCTGGGTAGCCTGCGCTTCATCAAGAGCGATTTCATCGATTTCCTCGAACTGTTCCATCTGCCCGAGCGCTGCATTCATGTGACCGAGGGCAAGCTGGATGGCGAGATCGACATCACGGTCAAGGGGCCGTGGCTGCACACCATCCTGTTCGAGATCCCCGTCCTGGCCATCGTCAACGAGGTGTATTTCCGCAATACCAAGCGGCACCCCGACCTGACCGAAGGCCGCGCGCGGCTGCAATCCAAGGTCAGCCTGGTGGTCGACGACCCCAGCATGGTCGATTTTCGCGTCGCCGAGTACGGCACGCGGCGGCGTTTCTCCAAGGCCTGGCACCAGGAAGTGGTGGCCACCATGAAGGCCTCCATGGGCAAGATCTTCGCCGGTACCAGCAACGTCGCCCTGGCGCGCCAACACAATGTGCTGCCCTTGGGCACCATGGGGCATGAATACCTGCAGGCTTGCCAGGCCCTGGGGCCGCGCTTGCGCGATTCGCAGGTATTCGCCCTGGAAGTCTGGGCCAAGGAATATCGCGGCGATCTGGGCATCGCGCTGTCCGACGTCTACGGCACCAATGCCTTCCTGCGCGATTTCGACATGTATTTCTGCAAGCTGTTCGACGGCGCGCGCCACGATTCGGGCGATCCCTTCGTCTGGGGCGAGCGCATGATCGAGCACTATCGGTCCAACCGGGTCGACCCGCGCACCAAGACCCTGGTGTTTTCCGACTCCCTGACCTTTCCCAAGGCCATCGAGCTGGCGCGTCGCTTCGCGGGGCGCTGCCGCGTGTCGTTCGGCATCGGCACCAACCTGACCAATGACCTGGGGCACCAGCCCCTGCAGATCGTCATGAAGATGGTTCGCTGCAATGGCCAACCGGTGGCCAAGGTGTCGGACGCGCCGGAAAAGACCATGTGCGACGATCCGGCCTATCTGGCCTACCTGCGCCAGGTGTTCGACCTGCCGCCCTTGCCGGCCGGGAAGTGA
- a CDS encoding polyhydroxyalkanoate depolymerase, whose product MLYELHELQRAFLTPFAAFTEASSQLFSNPYSPWAYTPVSRQMAAGYELMHRIGKEYEKPHWDLPTTEVDGEKVKIIEKVAVDKPFCRLIHFQREGRVMAKRKKDPTVLLVAPMSGHHATLLRDTVRALLPNHDVYVTDWTDARMVPMSEGPFHLDDYVYYVQDFLHFLGADTHVISVCQPTVPVLAAISLMASADDPCQPRSMIMMGGPIDPRQSPTQVNNLAMTKPYSWFETQVIHRVPPRYPGAGRLVYPGFLQHAGFVAMNPDRHMKSHYDFYLDLLRGDDDDAEAHRRFYDEYNAVLDMSAEFYLDTIRIVFQEFQLPRGKWKVGGKLVKPSDIKKTALLTIEGELDDISGQGQTRAAQDLCSGIAAANKAHYTAEGAGHYGIFSGRRWRQMICPKIGEFIRQHA is encoded by the coding sequence ATGCTGTACGAATTGCATGAGTTGCAGCGCGCCTTCCTGACGCCCTTCGCCGCTTTCACCGAGGCGAGCTCCCAGCTCTTCTCCAATCCCTATAGTCCCTGGGCCTATACGCCCGTCTCGCGCCAGATGGCCGCGGGCTACGAGCTGATGCATCGCATCGGCAAGGAATACGAGAAGCCCCACTGGGACCTGCCCACCACGGAAGTCGATGGCGAGAAGGTCAAGATCATCGAGAAAGTGGCGGTGGACAAGCCCTTCTGTCGCCTGATCCACTTCCAGCGCGAAGGCCGTGTCATGGCCAAGCGCAAAAAGGATCCGACCGTGCTGCTGGTCGCCCCCATGTCGGGACACCACGCCACCTTGCTGCGCGATACGGTGCGCGCCCTGTTGCCGAATCACGACGTGTATGTGACCGACTGGACGGACGCCCGCATGGTGCCCATGTCGGAGGGTCCGTTCCATCTGGACGACTATGTTTATTACGTCCAGGACTTCCTGCATTTCCTGGGCGCCGACACCCATGTGATCTCGGTGTGCCAACCGACGGTGCCGGTGCTGGCGGCGATCTCGCTGATGGCCAGTGCCGACGATCCCTGTCAGCCGCGCAGCATGATCATGATGGGCGGCCCCATCGATCCGCGCCAAAGCCCGACCCAGGTCAACAACCTGGCGATGACCAAGCCCTATTCCTGGTTCGAAACCCAGGTCATCCATCGCGTGCCGCCCCGGTATCCGGGCGCCGGCCGCCTGGTGTATCCGGGCTTCCTGCAGCATGCCGGCTTCGTCGCGATGAATCCGGACCGCCACATGAAGTCGCACTATGACTTCTACCTGGACCTGCTGCGCGGGGATGACGACGACGCCGAAGCCCACCGCCGCTTCTACGACGAATACAACGCCGTGCTGGACATGTCCGCGGAGTTCTACCTGGACACCATCCGCATCGTGTTCCAGGAGTTCCAATTGCCGCGCGGCAAGTGGAAAGTGGGTGGCAAGCTGGTCAAGCCTTCCGACATCAAGAAGACGGCGCTGTTGACCATCGAAGGCGAGCTGGACGATATCTCGGGCCAGGGCCAGACGCGTGCCGCGCAGGACCTGTGCAGCGGCATTGCCGCCGCCAACAAGGCGCATTACACCGCTGAGGGCGCCGGCCATTACGGCATTTTCTCCGGCCGCCGTTGGCGCCAGATGATCTGCCCTAAAATCGGCGAATTCATCCGGCAACACGCCTGA
- a CDS encoding ferredoxin--NADP reductase, translating to MTDASKYTRQTVTEVRQWVPGKLFSLRVTRDPAFTFKAGQFARVGLPAASAPGADTSSAPADDAPTLWRAYSMVSGPLEDELEFYSIVVPEGEFSPRLAQLRVGDSLYIEKNPYGFLTIDRFVPAAPVAADAPAADAAEATPAADATQAAAARAATQQAAGATLGCPGTCADTKPDLWLIATGTGLSAYLSILRDPATWTSFRRLIVVHGVRHAEELAYRQEIEGWSSLPEFAAIHRADPRKLIYLAVATREALPGMPAERLTTLIADGRLEQLTGERLDPKQARVMLCGNPEMLSAARKLLGEMGFAPGRRGIPGNLAVENYW from the coding sequence ATGACCGACGCATCCAAATACACGCGCCAAACCGTTACCGAAGTCCGCCAGTGGGTCCCCGGCAAGCTGTTTTCGCTACGGGTGACCCGGGATCCTGCGTTCACCTTCAAGGCCGGCCAGTTCGCCCGCGTGGGTCTGCCCGCGGCCAGCGCACCCGGCGCCGACACCAGTTCCGCCCCGGCCGATGACGCGCCCACCTTGTGGCGCGCCTACTCCATGGTTTCCGGTCCCCTGGAAGATGAGCTGGAGTTCTACTCCATCGTCGTGCCCGAAGGCGAGTTCAGCCCGCGCCTGGCGCAATTGCGCGTGGGCGACAGCCTGTACATCGAAAAGAACCCCTATGGCTTCCTGACCATAGACCGCTTCGTTCCGGCCGCGCCCGTGGCGGCAGATGCGCCCGCCGCGGACGCGGCGGAGGCGACACCAGCCGCGGACGCCACCCAGGCAGCCGCCGCGCGCGCCGCTACACAGCAGGCAGCCGGCGCGACCCTGGGCTGCCCCGGCACGTGCGCCGACACCAAGCCCGACCTGTGGCTGATCGCCACCGGTACCGGCCTTTCGGCCTATCTGTCCATCCTGCGCGATCCGGCGACCTGGACCTCGTTCCGCCGCCTTATCGTCGTCCATGGCGTGCGGCATGCCGAAGAACTGGCTTATCGCCAGGAAATCGAGGGCTGGTCCAGCCTGCCGGAATTCGCCGCCATCCACCGCGCCGACCCGCGCAAATTGATCTATCTGGCCGTCGCCACGCGCGAGGCCCTGCCCGGCATGCCCGCCGAACGCCTGACCACGCTGATCGCCGACGGCCGCCTGGAACAGCTCACCGGCGAGCGCCTGGACCCCAAGCAAGCCCGGGTCATGCTCTGCGGCAACCCCGAAATGCTGTCGGCGGCACGTAAACTGCTTGGGGAGATGGGGTTCGCCCCGGGCCGGCGCGGCATCCCCGGCAACCTGGCAGTGGAAAATTACTGGTAA
- the argE gene encoding acetylornithine deacetylase, whose product MAMETSNIVSATDTSKPSIQDADTQTRAWLEQLVAFDTTSRNSNLALIETVRDSLRRQGVDAVLVHNAERNKANLFATLPAQDGGTQGGIVLSGHTDVVPVDGQNWSSDPFALQEREGRLYGRGACDMKGYIAASLALVPEFLAMPRKKPLHLAFSYDEEVGCAGAPSLLADLRERGVQPEGCVVGEPTGMQVVVAHKGINVFRCRVHGKAAHSSLTPQGCNAIEHAARLICHIRDLADAYRAKGPYDQFFDVPFSTLTTNQIQGGIAVNTIPDACEFSYEFRNLPGMSPQDIQADIQRYVSDQLLPRMRAEFPQARVEIETGPAAPGLEVSEQAAITELVRALTRDTATRKVAYATEAGLFQGIGIPTVVCGPGHIVQAHKPDEYVALDQLAACVGFLRRVGQSL is encoded by the coding sequence CTGGCCATGGAAACCTCGAACATCGTGTCCGCAACGGACACTAGCAAGCCGTCCATCCAGGACGCCGATACGCAGACCCGCGCCTGGCTGGAACAGCTGGTCGCCTTCGACACGACCAGCCGCAACTCCAACCTGGCCCTCATCGAAACCGTGCGCGATTCGCTCCGGCGGCAAGGTGTCGACGCCGTGCTGGTGCATAACGCCGAGCGCAACAAGGCCAATCTGTTCGCCACCTTGCCTGCCCAGGACGGCGGCACCCAGGGCGGCATCGTGCTGTCCGGCCACACTGACGTGGTGCCCGTGGATGGGCAGAACTGGTCCTCCGACCCCTTCGCGCTGCAGGAGCGGGAAGGGCGGCTGTACGGTCGCGGCGCCTGCGACATGAAGGGCTATATCGCCGCGTCGCTGGCCCTGGTGCCGGAATTCCTGGCCATGCCCCGCAAGAAACCGCTGCATCTGGCGTTTTCCTATGACGAGGAAGTCGGCTGCGCCGGTGCGCCGTCCCTGCTGGCGGACTTGCGCGAGCGCGGCGTCCAGCCGGAAGGCTGCGTGGTGGGCGAGCCGACCGGCATGCAGGTGGTCGTGGCGCACAAAGGCATCAACGTCTTCCGTTGCCGGGTCCACGGCAAGGCCGCGCATTCGTCGCTGACGCCGCAGGGCTGCAATGCCATCGAACACGCCGCGCGCCTGATCTGCCACATCCGCGACCTGGCCGACGCCTATCGCGCCAAGGGCCCCTACGACCAGTTCTTCGACGTGCCGTTCTCCACCCTGACCACCAATCAGATCCAGGGCGGCATCGCGGTCAACACCATTCCCGACGCGTGTGAGTTCAGCTACGAATTCCGCAATCTGCCCGGCATGTCGCCCCAGGACATCCAGGCGGACATCCAGCGCTATGTCAGTGACCAGTTGCTGCCGCGCATGCGCGCGGAATTCCCGCAAGCGCGGGTGGAAATCGAAACCGGCCCCGCCGCGCCCGGCCTGGAGGTCTCGGAGCAGGCCGCCATCACCGAGCTGGTCCGTGCGCTGACCCGCGACACGGCGACGCGCAAAGTGGCCTATGCCACCGAAGCCGGCCTGTTCCAGGGGATAGGCATTCCCACCGTCGTATGCGGTCCGGGCCACATCGTGCAGGCCCACAAACCCGACGAATACGTGGCGCTGGACCAGCTGGCGGCTTGTGTCGGCTTCCTCCGGCGGGTGGGGCAGTCCCTGTAA